A stretch of the Nitrospirota bacterium genome encodes the following:
- the msbA gene encoding lipid A export permease/ATP-binding protein MsbA, whose translation MKQFLRLIGYLKPYRVRLAAAFVCAALVAGLSGAYAWLVRPVLDGIFINKDETLLIVLPLAILAVAVLKGVFSYGQNYLMNYVGNQVITDIRQALFGQLLRLPVGFHDANTSGRLVSRVINDVNLMANAVAGVLKDVFQQGLTFVAMLGVIFYQNWELAALSIVVIPLSAYTMVRMGQRLRNLATRGQERIGDMASLLQESLAGIRMVKAFGREETETLRFRASNKAFLQTTMKAIQVSSLGSSHMEVIGVIGVAGIVWYGGYLVIHDAMTPGAFFSFLAAMFMAYAPIRRLSGANNTIQQALSAAERVFEVLDLDTEQDRDRGHVELSPIARALEFKGVTFRYERHGLDALSDIDLSIRAGETVAFVGSSGSGKTTLVSLVPRFYEPTEGRILIDGVDIRDCTLRSLRAQIGIVSQDVVLFDESVAQNIAYGRPDATKDEIVQAAKLAYAHEFIERLPSGYETLIGERGVKLSGGERQRLAIARAILRDPAILILDEATSALDTESERVVQMALSNLMKNRTTLVIAHRLSTIQNADRIVVLDRGRIVEIGPHETLLRQNGLYKRLHAMQFQSEDVIR comes from the coding sequence ATGAAGCAGTTTCTCCGGCTGATCGGCTATCTCAAGCCCTACCGGGTCCGGCTCGCGGCGGCGTTCGTCTGCGCCGCGCTGGTGGCCGGACTTTCCGGCGCCTATGCCTGGCTGGTGCGGCCGGTCCTGGACGGCATCTTCATCAACAAGGACGAGACGTTGCTGATCGTCCTGCCGCTCGCCATTCTGGCCGTGGCCGTGCTGAAGGGCGTCTTCAGTTACGGGCAAAACTATCTCATGAATTACGTCGGCAATCAGGTGATCACGGATATCCGCCAGGCGCTCTTCGGGCAACTGCTGCGCCTGCCCGTCGGATTTCACGACGCCAATACGTCCGGCCGGCTCGTGTCGCGCGTCATCAACGACGTGAACCTGATGGCCAACGCGGTGGCGGGGGTGCTGAAGGATGTCTTCCAGCAAGGCCTGACCTTCGTCGCGATGCTGGGCGTGATCTTTTATCAGAACTGGGAACTCGCCGCCCTCTCGATCGTCGTCATCCCTCTCTCCGCCTACACGATGGTTCGCATGGGCCAGCGGCTGCGGAATCTGGCGACGAGGGGACAGGAGCGGATCGGCGACATGGCGTCATTGCTGCAGGAATCCTTGGCGGGTATCCGGATGGTGAAGGCGTTCGGGCGGGAGGAGACCGAAACGCTTCGCTTTAGAGCCAGCAATAAAGCGTTCTTGCAGACGACGATGAAGGCGATCCAGGTCTCATCCCTCGGATCCTCCCACATGGAGGTCATCGGCGTTATCGGAGTGGCCGGTATCGTGTGGTACGGAGGGTACTTGGTGATTCATGACGCCATGACGCCCGGGGCCTTCTTCTCGTTTCTCGCGGCGATGTTCATGGCCTATGCGCCGATCCGGCGGCTCTCCGGGGCGAACAACACCATCCAGCAGGCGCTGTCCGCGGCCGAACGCGTGTTCGAAGTGCTGGATCTGGACACCGAACAGGATCGGGACCGCGGACATGTCGAGCTGTCTCCCATCGCGCGCGCGTTGGAATTCAAAGGCGTCACCTTTCGCTACGAGCGGCACGGCTTGGACGCGCTGTCCGATATCGACCTTTCGATTCGGGCCGGCGAGACGGTCGCCTTTGTCGGCAGCAGCGGCAGCGGCAAAACCACGCTCGTGAGCTTGGTGCCTCGCTTTTACGAGCCGACCGAAGGTCGGATTCTGATCGACGGAGTGGACATCCGAGACTGCACGCTCCGATCGCTGCGGGCGCAGATCGGAATCGTGTCGCAGGACGTGGTGCTGTTCGACGAGTCCGTCGCCCAGAACATCGCCTACGGCCGGCCGGATGCGACGAAGGATGAGATCGTTCAGGCCGCCAAGCTGGCCTATGCCCACGAGTTCATCGAGCGGCTGCCCTCCGGCTACGAGACCCTGATCGGCGAACGCGGTGTCAAGCTGTCCGGTGGCGAACGCCAGCGATTGGCGATCGCGCGGGCGATTTTGCGCGATCCCGCGATCCTGATTCTGGACGAAGCCACGTCGGCGCTCGATACGGAGTCGGAACGCGTGGTCCAGATGGCGCTCTCCAACCTGATGAAGAACCGCACGACGCTGGTGATCGCCCACCGGCTCTCGACGATCCAAAATGCGGATCGGATCGTCGTGTTGGACCGGGGCCGGATCGTCGAGATCGGCCCGCACGAGACCCTGCTCCGCCAAAACGGGCTGTACAAACGGCTCCACGCGATGCAGTTCCAGAGTGAAGACGTGATTCGTTAA
- a CDS encoding Gfo/Idh/MocA family oxidoreductase — protein MRKLRTGVIGVGHLGQHHARLYASLAGSTLAGVMDVNPERARVIAERYGVRAFLDRERLLKEVDAVSVAVPTSAHYAVVKACLEAGKHVLVEKPIAVTPGEARDLVELARKHGCLLQVGHIERFNPVMQAVQSSIGRPGFIECHRLSPFGERGTDVDVVLDLMIHDLDLVLSFEPGPVEEIRAAGVPVLSPNIDIANARIVFGSGCVANLTSSRVSMNRMRRLRVFQRDRYVSVDFSSRQGMICRRVTKPGERPTLDIQNVQGSDEEPLKLQLEAFLQAVSTGSRPVVSGEDGAAALELAHKILEAIGEFMRRHENA, from the coding sequence ATGCGGAAGCTACGCACCGGCGTCATCGGAGTCGGCCATCTGGGCCAGCATCATGCCCGCCTGTATGCGAGCCTGGCCGGCTCGACGCTCGCGGGCGTCATGGATGTGAATCCGGAACGGGCCCGAGTGATCGCGGAGCGCTATGGCGTGCGGGCGTTCCTCGATCGTGAGCGGTTGCTCAAGGAAGTGGATGCGGTCAGCGTGGCCGTGCCGACGTCGGCGCATTACGCCGTGGTGAAGGCCTGTCTTGAAGCGGGCAAGCATGTGCTCGTCGAGAAACCGATCGCCGTCACGCCGGGCGAGGCCCGCGACCTCGTGGAGCTGGCGCGGAAGCACGGCTGTCTCCTGCAGGTCGGCCACATCGAGCGGTTCAATCCGGTCATGCAGGCCGTGCAATCCTCGATCGGCCGGCCGGGGTTCATCGAATGTCACCGGTTGAGCCCGTTCGGCGAACGGGGCACGGACGTCGACGTTGTTCTGGATCTGATGATCCATGATCTGGATTTGGTCCTTTCATTCGAACCTGGTCCGGTGGAAGAGATACGGGCCGCCGGCGTGCCGGTGCTTTCGCCCAACATCGATATCGCCAACGCCAGGATCGTGTTCGGCAGCGGCTGTGTGGCCAATTTGACGTCCAGCCGGGTGTCGATGAACCGGATGCGGCGTCTGCGGGTCTTTCAGCGCGACAGGTATGTCTCCGTCGATTTCTCCTCACGCCAGGGGATGATCTGCCGGCGGGTGACGAAGCCGGGTGAACGGCCGACGCTCGACATCCAGAACGTCCAGGGGAGCGATGAGGAACCGCTCAAACTACAGCTCGAGGCCTTTCTGCAGGCCGTTTCGACCGGGTCACGCCCCGTCGTGTCCGGCGAGGACGGGGCCGCCGCGCTGGAGCTGGCCCATAAGATTCTGGAGGCGATCGGCGAATTCATGCGGCGCCACGAGAACGCGTGA
- the lpxI gene encoding UDP-2,3-diacylglucosamine diphosphatase LpxI (LpxI, functionally equivalent to LpxH, replaces it in LPS biosynthesis in a minority of bacteria.) translates to MGHGERIGLIAGNGRFPIIFAENARKQGYAVSAVAHEGETDPELAKHVDRIHWIKIGQFNKLINALKGDGVRQAVMLGGISKTHVFTAVRPDFRALALATRLARWKDDDILRGIAAELESEGITIRESTFGLQGILVEEGSVTKRKPSTKEWEDVRYGWEVAREIGRLDIGQCVVVKDRVVVAVEAIEGTDGAIRRGGELAKEGAVVVKRSKPQQDLRFDLPAVGPRTIEVMESVKAAVLALEAGKSVLLDREDTVRMAEQAGIAIVGLYGDVHR, encoded by the coding sequence ATGGGACACGGGGAACGCATCGGATTGATCGCCGGCAACGGCCGGTTTCCGATCATTTTCGCCGAGAACGCCAGGAAGCAGGGCTACGCCGTCTCGGCCGTGGCGCACGAGGGCGAGACGGACCCTGAACTGGCGAAGCATGTGGATCGGATCCATTGGATCAAGATCGGCCAGTTCAACAAGCTGATCAACGCGCTGAAGGGAGACGGCGTGCGGCAGGCCGTCATGCTGGGAGGCATCAGCAAGACGCACGTCTTCACCGCGGTGCGGCCGGATTTCCGCGCGTTGGCGCTGGCCACCCGGTTGGCGCGATGGAAGGACGACGACATCCTCCGAGGCATCGCGGCCGAGTTGGAGAGCGAAGGGATCACGATCCGGGAATCGACGTTCGGCCTGCAGGGCATCCTGGTCGAAGAAGGCTCGGTGACCAAACGGAAGCCCAGCACAAAGGAATGGGAGGACGTGCGCTACGGCTGGGAGGTGGCGCGGGAGATCGGCCGACTCGACATCGGCCAGTGCGTCGTCGTGAAGGACCGGGTGGTCGTAGCGGTCGAAGCGATCGAGGGGACCGACGGCGCCATCCGCCGTGGAGGCGAACTGGCCAAGGAGGGCGCGGTGGTGGTCAAGCGCTCGAAGCCGCAGCAGGATCTTCGCTTCGACCTGCCGGCGGTCGGCCCCAGGACGATCGAGGTCATGGAGTCGGTGAAAGCCGCGGTGCTCGCGCTGGAGGCGGGCAAGAGCGTGCTCCTGGACCGGGAGGACACGGTGCGCATGGCCGAGCAAGCGGGCATCGCGATCGTCGGGCTGTACGGAGACGTTCATCGTTAA
- the lpxB gene encoding lipid-A-disaccharide synthase gives MPRILIIAGEASGDLHGANLARALKALDPGLSILGIGGESMRAAGVELVPGVPHLDIIGLIGPSAVAVMLRRILAVRRVLRTESFDLVVLIDNPGLNLHFARVAKAAGLRVLYYIAPQIWAWRPRRIKWMQRRVDHVVVILPFEEPLYHRAGVRCTFVGHPLLDAVAPALDQAELRKRFGVDRAGTVIGLLPGSREGEVRSLLPVMLEAARRLASERPGVEFLLAQASSIQDNLIRELLTNAAVTVRVRRDQANEVMAASDLLFVASGTATLQAAVIGAPMILLYRVPRLTYWIARALIQVDCIGLVNLVAGRKIVPELIQQDATPERLNREAVRLLTDMTAYDEMKAALRAVRQSLGEPGASRRAAEVVLSECRV, from the coding sequence ATGCCGCGCATCCTCATCATTGCCGGCGAAGCCTCCGGCGATCTGCACGGGGCCAATCTGGCTCGGGCGCTGAAAGCGCTGGACCCCGGCCTGTCGATTCTGGGCATCGGCGGGGAGTCCATGCGGGCAGCCGGGGTGGAACTGGTGCCCGGCGTTCCGCATCTCGACATCATCGGTCTGATCGGTCCGTCGGCCGTCGCGGTCATGCTCCGGCGGATCCTGGCCGTCCGGCGCGTGCTTCGCACGGAATCCTTCGATCTCGTCGTGTTGATCGACAACCCGGGCCTGAATCTGCATTTCGCGCGCGTGGCCAAGGCGGCGGGGCTGCGGGTCCTGTACTACATCGCGCCGCAGATCTGGGCCTGGCGGCCCCGCCGAATCAAATGGATGCAGCGACGGGTGGACCATGTGGTGGTCATTCTGCCGTTCGAAGAGCCGCTGTATCACCGGGCCGGAGTCCGCTGTACCTTCGTCGGGCATCCCCTGCTGGATGCCGTGGCCCCCGCCCTGGATCAGGCGGAGCTCCGCAAACGGTTCGGCGTCGATCGGGCGGGAACGGTGATCGGGTTGCTGCCGGGAAGCCGGGAGGGAGAGGTCCGGTCGCTGTTGCCGGTCATGCTGGAGGCGGCCCGGCGTCTGGCGTCCGAGCGGCCCGGAGTCGAGTTTCTGCTGGCTCAGGCGTCCTCGATCCAGGATAATTTGATTCGGGAACTCTTAACCAACGCGGCGGTGACCGTACGGGTCCGGCGCGATCAGGCCAACGAGGTGATGGCGGCGTCGGATCTGTTGTTCGTCGCCTCCGGAACGGCGACGCTCCAGGCGGCGGTGATCGGCGCGCCGATGATCCTCCTGTACCGGGTTCCCCGGCTGACGTATTGGATCGCGCGCGCCCTGATCCAGGTCGATTGCATCGGACTGGTGAATCTCGTCGCGGGACGAAAGATCGTGCCGGAACTGATTCAACAGGATGCAACGCCTGAACGGCTGAACCGGGAAGCGGTCCGCCTGCTGACCGACATGACCGCGTATGATGAGATGAAGGCCGCGCTGCGCGCGGTCAGGCAGTCGCTGGGTGAGCCGGGGGCGTCGCGCCGCGCCGCCGAAGTGGTGCTGTCGGAGTGTCGCGTATGA